A DNA window from Camelina sativa cultivar DH55 chromosome 17, Cs, whole genome shotgun sequence contains the following coding sequences:
- the LOC104758840 gene encoding L-ascorbate oxidase homolog isoform X2 produces MEGRLLTVLVCLVSSVAIVNAGDPYFFYTWNVTYGTASPLGVPQKVILINGQFPGPNLNSTSNNNVVINVFNNLDEPFLLTWSGIQHRKNSWQDGVAGTSCPIPAGQNFTYHFQPKDQIGSYFYYPTTSLHRFAGGFGGLRVNSRLLIPVPYADPEDEYTVLLGDWYTTGHTALKSLLDSGRTLGLPNGVLINGKSGKVGGNNEPLFTMKPGKTYKYRLCNVGFKSTLNFRIQNHKMKLVEMEGSHVLQNDYDSLDVHVGQCFSVLVTANQAAKDYYMVASTRFLKKELSTVGVIRYEGSNVQASAELPKAPVGWAWSLNQFRSFRWNLTASAARPNPQGSYHYGKINITRSIKLVNTKSMVDGKLRFGFNGVSHVDTETPLKLAEYFQMADKVFKYNVIKDEPAAKITALTVEPNVLNITFRTFVEIIFENHEKSMQSFHLDGYSFFAVASEPGKWTPESRKNYNLLDAVSRHTVQVYPKSWSAILLTFDNAGMWNIRAENWERRYLGEQLYVSVQSPEKSLRDEYNIPLNTNLCGIVKGLPLPTVYT; encoded by the exons atggaggGGAGGTTATTGACGGTGTTGGTCTGCCTCGTCTCTTCGGTGGCGATTGTGAACGCCGGCGATCCTTACTTCTTCTATACATGGAACGTGACATACGGAACTGCCTCACCTCTCGGTGTTCCTCAAAAGGTGATTCTCATCAACGGTCAATTCCCTGGTCCTAACCTTAACTCAACCTCTAACAACAACGTTGTCATCAATGTCTTCAACAACCTCGACGAGCCTTTCCTCTTGACCTG GAGCGGGATTCAGCACAGGAAGAACAGCTGGCAAGATGGTGTGGCTGGGACTTCATGCCCCATCCCAGCAGGACAGAACTTTACTTACCATTTCCAACCTAAGGACCAGATCGGTTCCTACTTCTATTACCCAACCACTTCTCTCCACCGCTTTGCTGGTGGTTTTGGTGGTCTTCGCGTCAACAGCCGTCTCCTTATTCCCGTTCCTTATGCTGATCCCGAGGATGAATACACTGTCCTTCTCGGTGACTGGTACACAACTGGCCACACTGCTCTCAAGAGCCTCCTTGACAGCGGACGCACCCTTGGATTGCCCAATGGTGTTTTGATCAATGGAAAGTCCGGAAAGGTGGGAGGAAATAACGAGCCTTTGTTCACCATGAAGCCTGGGAAGACTTACAAGTACAGGCTCTGCAATGTTGGGTTCAAGTCTACCCTTAACTTCAGGATCCAGAACCACAAGATGAAGCTCGTGGAGATGGAAGGATCCCATGTTCTTCAGAACGACTACGACTCTCTCGATGTCCACGTCGGCCAGTGCTTTTCAGTTCTTGTGACTGCTAACCAGGCAGCTAAGGATTACTACATGGTTGCATCAACTAGGTTCCTCAAGAAGGAGTTGAGCACCGTAGGTGTGATCCGATATGAGGGAAGCAACGTTCAGGCTTCAGCTGAGCTCCCCAAGGCTCCCGTTGGATGGGCTTGGTCTTTGAACCAGTTTAGGTCATTCAGGTGGAACCTCACAGCTAGTGCTGCCAGGCCTAACCCACAAGGCTCATACCATTACGGAAAGATCAACATCACCCGTAGCATCAAGCTTGTCAACACTAAGAGCATGGTTGACGGTAAACTCAGGTTTGGTTTCAACGGTGTATCACACGTCGACACCGAGACTCCTTTGAAGCTTGCTGAGTACTTCCAGATGGCAGATAAGGTGTTCAAGTACAACGTGATCAAGGACGAGCCTGCAGCCAAAATCACAGCATTGACCGTAGAGCCTAATGTTCTCAACATCACTTTCCGTACCTTTGTAGAGATCATCTTCGAGAACCACGAGAAGAGCATGCAGTCATTCCATTTGGATGGTTACTCCTTCTTCGCTGTCGC CTCTGAGCCAGGGAAGTGGACACCTGAAAGCAGAAAGAACTACAACTTGCTCGATGCGGTTAGCAGACACACCGTGCAAGTCTACCCCAAGTCTTGGTCAGCTATCCTATTGACATTCGACAACGCCGGTATGTGGAACATCAGGGCTGAGAACTGGGAGAGGAGATACCTAGGCGAGCAATTGTATGTCAGCGTTCAATCACCCGAGAAGTCGCTAAGGGACGAGTACAACATCCCCCTCAACACTAACCTCTGTGGCATCGTCAAGGGCTTGCCATTGCCTACAGTCTACACCTAA
- the LOC104758839 gene encoding kinesin-like protein KIN-14F produces the protein MERTRSKPVRNLPETIHSLLGLKSHLTSAWVKSVCNIVNNVPSSPEISSTPKKKEDEDDSVSSAQLQSIRDQLSALTVHVNDQNKLRRQILNEFLDLKGNIRVFCRVRPLGASDKRKPPVASDTRNVIIKLTETKRKTYNFDRVFQPDSSQDDVFLEIEPVIKSVIDGYNACIFAYGQTGTGKTYTMEGLPNSPGIVPRAIKGLFKQVEESNHRFEITFSMLEIYMGNLKDLLLSQATKPISPIPPSLSIHTDGKGEVEIENLVNIKVNDFNEVFKLYKLGCRNRATASTNSNSVSSRSHCMIRVSVTCHGAPERRRETNKIWLVDLGGSERVLKTKAIGRRFDEGKAINLSLSALGDVINSLQHKNSHIPYRNSKLTQVLKDSLGQDSKTLMMVHISPKEDDLCETICSLNFATRAKNIHLGQDESTEEQVKKEAVMMTLQKKMEEIEQEREIALREMRNLNQTLEKFSGKPHVIEEEEEEDVIREELLVTPKKRTNKSRRASDVFPSFMRPTASSNRRLSGADFSVIPNGSGLKLRRNSMASVRAESVCLPLNKNGFGSACYSSDRSVSKSTWVMRQNTADDATVYSQDISECDIKLVVSEHKPKVLQMGTGSGTKPRSRIGNLEKDVRQKMGGREFSRVNSWLDKTQLPRTPCPEQLDLLLEKSSTQSFTTEKITGNVEESNGGETTVVKPTRMLKNLFELECLCSSEEEDKILSRFSNPSDEDDYESLCPPSLENDGFSQHIDNQWFGVNNRADWVRDSPASVSLLESEPDLKQLLPQLGLDRSLKPNSQRGLAFADEVGPPLLRAQETRGERGFMQKLQALCFRILLGLGFIDVGYDNDFFNGLMK, from the exons atggAGAGAACAAGATCGAAACCGGTTCGGAATCTGCCGGAGACAATCCATTCGTTGCTCGGTTTGAAATCTCATCTGACTTCAGCTTGGGTTAAATCTGTATGCAACATCGTCAACAACGTTCCTTCTTCTCCTGAGATTTCTTCaacaccaaagaaaaaagaagatgaagatgactcTGTTTCTTCTGCCCAATTACAGAGCATTAGag ATCAACTCTCTGCACTGACAGTTCATGTCAATGATCAGAACAAACTGAGAAGACAAATTCTTAATGAGTTCTTGGACCTTAAAG GGAACATTCGTGTGTTTTGTCGAGTCAGACCCTTAGGAGCCTCCGACAAACGGAAACCACCAGTTGCTTCGGATACAAGAAATGTGATCATCAAGTTAACAGAAACCAAGAGAAAGACCTACAACTTCGACAGAGTTTTCCAACCTGATTCATCCCAAG ATGATGTTTTCTTGGAGATTGAACCAGTAATCAAATCGGTTATAGATGGCTACAACGCTTGCATTTTCGCGTATGGACAAACCGGTACTGGAAAGACTTATACAATG GAGGGTCTTCCGAACTCTCCAGGTATTGTTCCTCGAGCGATCAAGGGATTGTTCAAACAAGTCGAAGAAAGCAATCATAGGTTTGAGATCACCTTTAGCATGCTTGAGATCTACATGGGGAATCTTAAAGACTTGCTTCTTTCTCAAGCAACTAAACCCATTTCACCAATACCTCCAAG CCTTTCGATTCATACTGATGGAAAGGGAGAGGTAGAGATTGAGAACTTGGTGAATATTAAAGTGAATGACTTTAATGAAGTCTTCAAGTTATACAAATTAGGTTGTCGAAACAGAGCTACTGCCTCTACAAACTCTAACTCTGTTTCCAGCAGATCTCACTG TATGATCCGTGTATCCGTCACTTGTCATGGAGCTCCTGAGAGACGGCGTGAAACAAACAAGATTTGGCTAGTGGATCTTGGAGGAAGTGAGCGTGTGTTGAAAACCAAAGCCATTGGTCGTCGTTTTGATGAAGGCAAAGCCATTAATCTCTCTTTATCTGCTCTTGGAGATGTCATCAACTCTCTTCAACATAAGAACTCTCACATTCCTTACag GAACAGCAAGCTCACACAGGTTCTGAAAGACTCTCTCG GGCAAGACTCAAAGACGTTGATGATGGTTCATATCAGCCCTAAAGAAGATGATCTGTGTGAAACAATATGTTCTTTAAACTTCGCAACAAGGGCAAAGAACATTCATTTAGGGCAGGATGAATCAACG GAAGAACAAGTGAAAAAAGAGGCTGTGATGATGACCCtgcagaagaagatggaagagaTCGAACAAGAGCGTGAGATAGCATTAAGGGAGATGAGAAATCTAAACCAGACGTTAGAGAAGTTCTCTGGTAAGCCTCAtgttattgaagaagaagaagaagaggatgtgaTTAGAGAAGAGCTCCTAGTGACTCCAAAGAAACGAACGAACAAATCAAGACGTGCTTCAGACGTTTTTCCTAGCTTCATGAGACCAACAGCTAGCAGTAACAGAAGATTATCAGGAGCAGATTTTAGCGTAATCCCTAATGGTTCAGGCCTCAAGTTAAGAAGGAACTCGATGGCATCTGTCCGAGCTGAATCTGTGTGTCTTCCTTTAAATAAGAACGGATTTGGGTCTGCCTGTTACTCATCAGACAGGAGCGTTTCGAAATCGACTTGGGTAATGCGTCAAAATACAGCAGATGATGCAACAGTGTATAGTCAGGATATATCTGAGTGTGACATTAAGTTGGTTGTGTCTGAGCACAAGCCAAAAGTACTGCAGATGGGGACTGGATCTGGGACAAAACCCCGTTCCAGGATTGGTAACTTGGAGAAAGATGTGAGGCAGAAGATGGGTGGAAGAGAGTTTTCTAGGGTTAACAGTTGGCTTGACAAGACTCAACTTCCCAGGACTCCTTGCCCTGAGCAACTAGACTTATTGTTGGAGAAGTCATCAACACAGAGTTTTACAACGGAGAAGATCACTGGAAATGTAGAAGAGTCTAACGGAGGTGAGACGACAGTGGTTAAACCTACACGGATGCTTAAAAATCTGTTTGAGCTGGAGTGTCTCTGTTCTTCCGAAGAAGAGGATAAGATTTTGTCCAGATTCTCAAATCctagtgatgaagatgattacGAGTCTCTCTGTCCTCCAAGTTTAGAAAACGATGGTTTTAGCCAACACATAGACAATCAATGGTTTGGAGTCAACAACAGAGCGGATTGGGTGCGAGATTCACCAGCCTCGGTCTCGCTGTTAGAAAGTGAACCGGATCTCAAACAGCTCTTACCGCAATTGGGTTTGGATCGATCACTCAAACCGAACTCTCAGAGAGGTTTGGCGTTCGCGGATGAAGTAGGTCCACCATTGCTTAGAGCACAAGAAACCCGAGGAGAAAGAG GGTTCATGCAGAAACTTCAGGCTTTATGCTTCCGTATCCTTCTGGGATTAGGGTTTATCGATGTGGGATATGACAATGACTTCTTCAACGGGTTAATGAAGTAA
- the LOC104758837 gene encoding uncharacterized protein LOC104758837 has product MMMRMRMIQVTLLVVVALVDFGLASPPSTVPAFLWSPHLQSDNGEMDVNYEVMSAKDLVDSVFTRGGWSSFLCSEEKLQQPVVDVVLVFIGRELLSSDVSSHRNSDPALVNTLKNLYTASNFSLAFPYIAAPEEERMENLLLSGLKKSCTHNVGVSNIVFSDSCFVEDETIQKLSNVQSFKDHLVARKEMRKEGETDLVVLCSEGSESSSQSDQTHSDHEIISEVVSSVEQSGTKYAALYVSDPYWYTSYQTLQRFLAETATGNATVNATTTCDELCKFKSSLLEGILVGIVFLLILISGLCCMAGIDTPTRFETPQDS; this is encoded by the exons atgatgatgaggatgcgAATGATTCAAGTGACGTTATTAGTAGTAGTAGCTCTCGTCGATTTTGGATTGGCTTCTCCTCCTTCTACCGTTCCTGCTTTCCTCTGGTCTCCGCATCTCCA GTCTGACAATGGTGAAATGGATGTAAATTATGAGGTCATGTCTGCAAAAGATCTAGTAGATTCTGTTTTCACTCGAGGAGGCTGGTCTAGTTTTCTG TGCTCAGAGGAAAAGCTTCAGCAACCTGTTGTTGATGTCGTACTTGTGTTCATTGGCAGAGAG TTACTCTCTTCGGATGTTTCTTCACATCGGAACTCGGATCCTGCCCTTGTAAACACTTTGAAG aatcTGTATACAGCTTCCAATTTCTCATTGGCATTCCCGTATATTGCTGCACCAGAGGAAGAAAGGATGGAAAACTTGTTGCTTTCAGGGCTTAAAAAATCTTGTACTCACAATGTAGGAGTCAGCAATATCGTGTTCTCAGACTCGTGTTTTGTTGAAGATGAAACAATTCAGAAGCTATCGAACGTGCAGTCTTTCAAA GATCATTTGGTTGCTagaaaagaaatgagaaaagaaggagaaaccGACTTGGTTGTGCTCTGCTCTGAGGGATCTGAATCATCAAGTCAATCTGACCAGACACATTCAGATC ATGAAATCATATCTGAGGTTGTTAGCTCAGTGGAGCAATCTGGAACTAAATACGCAGCTCTTTATGTTTCTGATCCTTATTGGTACACTTCATACCAAACTCTCCAAAGGTTTTTGGCGGAAACCGCAACAGGAAACGCCACAGTTAATGCTACTACAACCTGCGATGAGCTCTGCAAATTTAAGTCATCACTATTGGAGGGTATCTTAGTG ggAATcgtttttcttctcatcttgaTAAGTGGACTTTGTTGTATGGCGGGCATCGACACGCCAACTAGATTCGAGACTCCTCAAGATTCTTAA
- the LOC104758840 gene encoding L-ascorbate oxidase homolog isoform X1, whose amino-acid sequence MEGRLLTVLVCLVSSVAIVNAGDPYFFYTWNVTYGTASPLGVPQKVILINGQFPGPNLNSTSNNNVVINVFNNLDEPFLLTWSGIQHRKNSWQDGVAGTSCPIPAGQNFTYHFQPKDQIGSYFYYPTTSLHRFAGGFGGLRVNSRLLIPVPYADPEDEYTVLLGDWYTTGHTALKSLLDSGRTLGLPNGVLINGKSGKVGGNNEPLFTMKPGKTYKYRLCNVGFKSTLNFRIQNHKMKLVEMEGSHVLQNDYDSLDVHVGQCFSVLVTANQAAKDYYMVASTRFLKKELSTVGVIRYEGSNVQASAELPKAPVGWAWSLNQFRSFRWNLTASAARPNPQGSYHYGKINITRSIKLVNTKSMVDGKLRFGFNGVSHVDTETPLKLAEYFQMADKVFKYNVIKDEPAAKITALTVEPNVLNITFRTFVEIIFENHEKSMQSFHLDGYSFFAVASEPGKWTPESRKNYNLLDAVSRHTVQVYPKSWSAILLTFDNAGMWNIRAENWERRYLGEQLYVSVQSPEKSLRDEYNIPLNTNLCGIVKGLPLPTVYT is encoded by the exons atggaggGGAGGTTATTGACGGTGTTGGTCTGCCTCGTCTCTTCGGTGGCGATTGTGAACGCCGGC GATCCTTACTTCTTCTATACATGGAACGTGACATACGGAACTGCCTCACCTCTCGGTGTTCCTCAAAAGGTGATTCTCATCAACGGTCAATTCCCTGGTCCTAACCTTAACTCAACCTCTAACAACAACGTTGTCATCAATGTCTTCAACAACCTCGACGAGCCTTTCCTCTTGACCTG GAGCGGGATTCAGCACAGGAAGAACAGCTGGCAAGATGGTGTGGCTGGGACTTCATGCCCCATCCCAGCAGGACAGAACTTTACTTACCATTTCCAACCTAAGGACCAGATCGGTTCCTACTTCTATTACCCAACCACTTCTCTCCACCGCTTTGCTGGTGGTTTTGGTGGTCTTCGCGTCAACAGCCGTCTCCTTATTCCCGTTCCTTATGCTGATCCCGAGGATGAATACACTGTCCTTCTCGGTGACTGGTACACAACTGGCCACACTGCTCTCAAGAGCCTCCTTGACAGCGGACGCACCCTTGGATTGCCCAATGGTGTTTTGATCAATGGAAAGTCCGGAAAGGTGGGAGGAAATAACGAGCCTTTGTTCACCATGAAGCCTGGGAAGACTTACAAGTACAGGCTCTGCAATGTTGGGTTCAAGTCTACCCTTAACTTCAGGATCCAGAACCACAAGATGAAGCTCGTGGAGATGGAAGGATCCCATGTTCTTCAGAACGACTACGACTCTCTCGATGTCCACGTCGGCCAGTGCTTTTCAGTTCTTGTGACTGCTAACCAGGCAGCTAAGGATTACTACATGGTTGCATCAACTAGGTTCCTCAAGAAGGAGTTGAGCACCGTAGGTGTGATCCGATATGAGGGAAGCAACGTTCAGGCTTCAGCTGAGCTCCCCAAGGCTCCCGTTGGATGGGCTTGGTCTTTGAACCAGTTTAGGTCATTCAGGTGGAACCTCACAGCTAGTGCTGCCAGGCCTAACCCACAAGGCTCATACCATTACGGAAAGATCAACATCACCCGTAGCATCAAGCTTGTCAACACTAAGAGCATGGTTGACGGTAAACTCAGGTTTGGTTTCAACGGTGTATCACACGTCGACACCGAGACTCCTTTGAAGCTTGCTGAGTACTTCCAGATGGCAGATAAGGTGTTCAAGTACAACGTGATCAAGGACGAGCCTGCAGCCAAAATCACAGCATTGACCGTAGAGCCTAATGTTCTCAACATCACTTTCCGTACCTTTGTAGAGATCATCTTCGAGAACCACGAGAAGAGCATGCAGTCATTCCATTTGGATGGTTACTCCTTCTTCGCTGTCGC CTCTGAGCCAGGGAAGTGGACACCTGAAAGCAGAAAGAACTACAACTTGCTCGATGCGGTTAGCAGACACACCGTGCAAGTCTACCCCAAGTCTTGGTCAGCTATCCTATTGACATTCGACAACGCCGGTATGTGGAACATCAGGGCTGAGAACTGGGAGAGGAGATACCTAGGCGAGCAATTGTATGTCAGCGTTCAATCACCCGAGAAGTCGCTAAGGGACGAGTACAACATCCCCCTCAACACTAACCTCTGTGGCATCGTCAAGGGCTTGCCATTGCCTACAGTCTACACCTAA